A window of the Streptomyces finlayi genome harbors these coding sequences:
- a CDS encoding adenylate/guanylate cyclase domain-containing protein, whose protein sequence is MTVDDTTSGEGEEPPSDSSVHATPHHEVDHTAEPTDDPLAIRLEQLILGADRRYTPFQAARTAGVSMDLASRFWRAMGFADIGQAKALTEADVLALRRLAGLVEAGLLSEPMAIQVARSTGQTTARLAEWQIDSFLEGLTEPPEPGMTRTEVTYPLVELLLPELEEFLVYVWRRQLAAATGRVVQAADDEEMVDRRLAVGFADLVGFTRLTRRLEEEALGELVEAFETTAADLVAAHGGRLIKTLGDEVLFAADDAGTAAEIALRLVEAMAQNETMPALRVGIAFGTVTTRMGDVFGTTVNLASRLTSIAPKDAVLVDGAFAKELTRTGDAPASEAQAAEEAAAAAERVRLAEKEGREAEEPAPPRYRFGLQPMWQRPVRGLGVVEPWLLARRGTPGPSA, encoded by the coding sequence GTGACCGTCGACGACACGACGTCCGGCGAGGGCGAGGAGCCCCCGTCGGACTCCTCGGTCCACGCGACACCGCATCACGAAGTCGATCACACGGCGGAGCCGACCGACGATCCGCTGGCGATCAGGCTGGAACAGCTGATCCTGGGGGCCGACCGCCGCTACACGCCGTTCCAGGCGGCCCGCACCGCCGGTGTCTCCATGGACCTGGCGTCCCGGTTCTGGCGCGCCATGGGGTTCGCCGACATCGGCCAGGCCAAGGCGCTCACCGAGGCCGACGTCCTGGCCCTGCGCCGCCTCGCCGGACTCGTCGAGGCGGGACTGCTCAGCGAGCCGATGGCGATCCAGGTGGCGCGCTCCACCGGGCAGACCACCGCCCGGCTGGCGGAGTGGCAGATCGATTCCTTCCTGGAGGGGCTGACCGAGCCCCCGGAGCCAGGGATGACCCGTACCGAGGTCACGTATCCGCTGGTCGAGCTGCTCCTGCCCGAGCTGGAGGAGTTCCTGGTGTACGTGTGGCGGCGGCAGCTCGCCGCCGCGACGGGCCGGGTCGTGCAGGCGGCCGACGACGAGGAGATGGTCGACCGCCGGCTGGCCGTCGGCTTCGCGGACCTGGTCGGCTTCACGCGGCTCACCCGACGGCTGGAGGAGGAGGCGCTCGGCGAGCTGGTCGAGGCGTTCGAGACGACCGCCGCCGACCTGGTCGCCGCCCACGGCGGACGGCTCATCAAGACCCTCGGGGACGAAGTGCTCTTCGCCGCCGACGACGCGGGCACGGCCGCCGAGATAGCGCTGCGGCTGGTCGAGGCGATGGCCCAGAACGAGACCATGCCCGCGCTGCGCGTCGGCATCGCCTTCGGCACGGTCACCACCCGGATGGGCGATGTCTTCGGCACCACCGTGAACCTCGCCAGCCGGCTCACCTCGATAGCTCCGAAGGACGCCGTCCTGGTCGACGGGGCGTTCGCCAAGGAGCTCACACGGACCGGTGACGCCCCTGCGTCCGAGGCGCAGGCGGCCGAGGAGGCGGCGGCCGCCGCCGAGCGGGTGCGGCTGGCCGAGAAGGAGGGCCGCGAGGCGGAGGAGCCCGCCCCGCCGCGCTATCGCTTCGGTCTCCAGCCGATGTGGCAGCGGCCGGTGCGAGGGCTCGGGGTCGTGGAGCCGTGGCTGCTCGCGCGGCGCGGCACGCCCGGACCGTCGGCCTGA
- a CDS encoding DeoR/GlpR family DNA-binding transcription regulator, which translates to MFAAERRQLILEMVRANGAVSLRELARVVQTSEVTVRRDVRALEAEGLLDRRHGGAVLPGGFTRESGFPQKSHLSTAEKTAIADLAAGLVGEGEAIVVGAGTTTQELARRLARVPGLTVVTNSLLVAQALAHANRVEVVMTGGTLRGSNYALVGSGAEQSLQGLRVSRAFLSGSGLTAERGLSTSNMLSASVDRALVQAAAEVVVLADHTKLGSDTMFQTVPTDLITRLVTDEPPVHDERAATELQALADQGVEITIAGPGADASSVGDGAPPGRRTRREMPLPGQRRTQAGGSGGLGPQLRSAAAPADQGPGDRARVADLRRR; encoded by the coding sequence GTGTTCGCTGCAGAACGTCGTCAGTTGATCCTCGAAATGGTGCGTGCCAACGGGGCGGTATCGCTCCGTGAGCTCGCCCGCGTCGTCCAGACCTCCGAAGTGACCGTACGGCGGGACGTGCGGGCACTGGAGGCAGAAGGACTCCTCGACCGCCGGCACGGCGGTGCGGTTTTGCCGGGCGGATTCACGCGGGAGTCCGGCTTTCCGCAGAAATCCCATCTCTCCACCGCGGAGAAGACGGCCATCGCCGACCTGGCCGCCGGTCTGGTCGGTGAGGGCGAGGCCATCGTGGTCGGCGCCGGAACGACCACGCAGGAGCTGGCCCGCCGGCTCGCGCGGGTTCCCGGTCTGACCGTCGTCACCAACTCACTGCTGGTCGCCCAGGCGCTGGCCCATGCCAACCGGGTCGAAGTGGTGATGACCGGCGGCACGCTGCGCGGGAGCAACTACGCGCTCGTGGGCAGCGGGGCCGAACAGTCCCTCCAGGGGTTGCGGGTCTCGCGGGCGTTCCTCTCCGGGAGCGGCCTCACCGCCGAACGCGGGCTGTCCACGTCCAACATGCTCTCGGCCAGCGTGGACCGGGCACTGGTGCAGGCGGCCGCGGAAGTGGTGGTCCTCGCGGACCACACCAAGCTCGGCTCCGACACCATGTTCCAGACGGTGCCCACCGATCTCATCACCCGGCTGGTCACGGACGAGCCCCCGGTCCATGACGAGCGGGCCGCGACCGAGCTTCAGGCCCTGGCCGACCAGGGTGTGGAGATCACGATCGCCGGTCCCGGCGCGGACGCGTCGTCAGTCGGTGACGGGGCCCCGCCCGGCCGTCGGACCAGACGTGAGATGCCGCTGCCGGGCCAGCGCCGTACGCAGGCGGGTGGTTCCGGTGGACTGGGGCCCCAGCTGCGGAGCGCGGCCGCGCCGGCCGACCAGGGACCGGGCGACCGGGCCCGGGTGGCGGACCTGCGACGCCGCTAG
- a CDS encoding acyl-CoA carboxylase subunit beta: protein MSEPQSDIHTTAGKIADLQKRIDEATHAGSARAVEKQHAKGKLTARERIGLLLDEGSFVELDEFARHRSTNFGIEKNRPYGDGVVTGYGTVDGRPVCVYSQDFTIFGGSLGEVYGEKIVKVMDFAMKTGCPVIGINDGGGARIQEGVAALGLFAEIFRRNVHASGVIPQISLIVGPCAGGAVYSPAITDFTVMVDQTSHMFITGPDVIKTVTGEDVGFEELGGARTHNTTSGVAHHMAGDEKDAIEYVKSLLSYLPSNNLSEAPAFPEEADLETTDEDRELDTLIPDSANQPYDMHTAIEHVLDEGEFLETQALFAPNIITGFGRVEGHPVGIVANQPMQFAGCLDINASEKAARFVRTCDAFNVPVLTFVDVPGFLPGVDQEYGGIIRRGAKLIYAYAEATVPLITVITRKAFGGAYDVMGSKHLGADLNLAWPTAQIAVMGAQGAVNILHRRTIAAAEDQEATRAELIADYEDALLNPYVAAERGYVDAVIMPSDTRAHIIKGLRQLRTKRESLPPKKHGNIPL, encoded by the coding sequence ATGTCCGAGCCGCAGAGCGACATCCACACCACCGCGGGCAAGATCGCGGACCTGCAGAAACGTATTGACGAAGCCACGCACGCAGGCTCCGCACGCGCCGTGGAGAAGCAGCACGCCAAGGGCAAGCTGACCGCCCGCGAACGGATCGGGCTCCTCCTCGACGAGGGCTCCTTCGTCGAGCTCGACGAGTTCGCCCGGCACCGCTCCACCAACTTCGGCATCGAGAAGAACCGCCCGTACGGAGACGGTGTCGTCACCGGCTACGGCACGGTCGACGGCCGGCCCGTGTGCGTGTACTCGCAGGACTTCACGATCTTCGGCGGCTCGCTCGGCGAGGTCTACGGCGAGAAGATCGTGAAGGTGATGGACTTCGCGATGAAGACCGGCTGCCCGGTCATCGGCATCAACGACGGTGGTGGCGCGCGCATCCAGGAAGGTGTGGCAGCGCTCGGGCTGTTCGCGGAGATCTTCCGCCGCAACGTCCACGCCTCCGGTGTGATCCCGCAGATCTCGCTGATCGTCGGACCGTGCGCGGGCGGGGCGGTCTACTCCCCCGCGATCACCGACTTCACGGTGATGGTCGACCAGACCTCGCACATGTTCATCACGGGCCCCGACGTCATCAAGACCGTCACCGGCGAGGACGTCGGCTTCGAGGAGCTGGGCGGCGCCCGCACGCACAACACCACCTCCGGTGTGGCGCACCACATGGCGGGTGACGAGAAGGACGCCATCGAGTACGTCAAGTCCCTGCTGTCCTACCTCCCGTCCAACAACCTCTCCGAGGCACCCGCGTTCCCGGAGGAGGCGGACCTGGAGACGACGGACGAGGACCGCGAGCTCGACACGCTCATCCCGGACTCCGCGAACCAGCCGTACGACATGCACACCGCGATCGAACACGTGCTGGACGAGGGCGAGTTCCTGGAGACGCAGGCCCTGTTCGCGCCGAACATCATCACCGGCTTCGGCCGCGTCGAGGGGCACCCGGTCGGCATCGTCGCCAACCAGCCGATGCAGTTCGCGGGATGCCTGGACATCAACGCCAGCGAGAAGGCCGCGCGTTTCGTGCGGACCTGTGACGCCTTCAACGTCCCGGTCCTGACCTTCGTCGACGTCCCCGGCTTCCTGCCGGGCGTCGACCAGGAGTACGGCGGGATCATCCGCCGCGGCGCCAAGCTGATCTACGCGTACGCCGAGGCGACGGTCCCGCTGATCACGGTCATCACCCGCAAGGCGTTCGGCGGCGCGTACGACGTCATGGGCTCCAAGCACCTGGGCGCCGACCTCAACCTGGCCTGGCCGACCGCGCAGATCGCGGTGATGGGCGCGCAGGGCGCGGTCAACATCCTGCACCGCCGCACGATCGCCGCGGCGGAGGATCAGGAAGCGACCCGCGCCGAGCTGATCGCCGACTACGAGGACGCCCTCCTCAACCCGTACGTCGCCGCCGAACGCGGCTACGTCGACGCGGTGATCATGCCCTCGGACACCCGTGCCCACATCATCAAGGGCCTGCGCCAGCTGCGTACCAAGCGGGAATCCCTCCCCCCGAAGAAGCACGGCAACATCCCCCTCTAG
- a CDS encoding acyl-CoA carboxylase subunit epsilon yields the protein MIKVVRGNPTPEELAAALAVVQARAAATAAVSSGAPVPPEQWSDPGRIARRGAIRPGPRSWARTYWPV from the coding sequence ATGATCAAGGTCGTACGGGGCAATCCGACCCCGGAGGAGCTGGCCGCCGCACTGGCGGTGGTCCAGGCGCGCGCCGCGGCGACGGCCGCCGTGTCGTCCGGCGCGCCGGTACCGCCCGAGCAGTGGTCCGATCCGGGACGCATAGCGCGCCGGGGCGCGATCCGGCCCGGTCCGCGCTCCTGGGCGCGCACCTACTGGCCCGTCTGA
- a CDS encoding acetyl/propionyl/methylcrotonyl-CoA carboxylase subunit alpha, translating into MRKVLIANRGEIAVRVARACRDAGIASVAVYADPDRDALHVRAADEAFALGGDTPASSYLDMAKVLQAAKDSGADAIHPGYGFLSENAEFAQAVLDAGLTWIGPPPQAIRDLGDKVAARHIAQRAGAPLVAGTPDPVSGSDEVVTFAREHGLPIAIKAAFGGGGRGLKVARTLEEVPELYDSAVREAVAAFGRGECFVERYLDKPRHVETQCLADTHGNVVVVSTRDCSLQRRHQKLVEEAPAPFLSEAQNAELYAASKAILKEAGYVGAGTVEFLVGTDGTISFLEVNTRLQVEHPVTEEVTGIDLVREMFRIADGEELGYGDPAVRGHSFEFRINGEDPGRGFLPAPGTVTTFDAPSGPGVRLDAGVESGSVIGPAWDSLLAKLIVTGATREQALQRAARALAEFRVEGMATAIPFHQAVVVDPAFTADPFRIHTRWIETEFVNEIKPFTPASADAEDEDGSRETIVVEVGGKRLEVSLPVSLGMSLARTGLAAGAKPKRRAAKKAGSAASGDTLASPMQGTIVKVAVEEGQVVKEGDLVVVLEAMKMEQPLNAHRSGTVKGLAAEVGGSVSSGAMICEIKD; encoded by the coding sequence GTGCGCAAGGTGCTCATCGCCAACCGTGGCGAAATCGCTGTCCGCGTTGCTCGGGCTTGCCGGGACGCCGGAATCGCGAGCGTAGCCGTCTACGCCGATCCGGACCGGGACGCTCTACATGTCCGCGCGGCCGACGAGGCGTTCGCTCTGGGCGGTGACACCCCGGCCTCCAGTTACCTGGACATGGCCAAGGTGCTCCAGGCTGCCAAGGACTCAGGGGCGGACGCGATCCACCCGGGTTACGGCTTCCTCTCGGAGAACGCCGAGTTCGCCCAGGCCGTGCTCGACGCCGGTCTGACCTGGATCGGCCCGCCGCCGCAGGCCATCCGCGACCTCGGTGACAAGGTCGCGGCCCGTCACATCGCCCAGCGCGCCGGTGCGCCGCTGGTCGCCGGCACGCCCGACCCGGTCTCCGGCTCGGACGAGGTCGTCACCTTCGCCCGCGAACACGGCCTGCCGATCGCGATCAAGGCCGCCTTCGGCGGTGGCGGACGTGGCCTCAAGGTCGCCCGCACGCTCGAAGAGGTCCCGGAACTGTACGACTCCGCGGTCCGCGAGGCCGTCGCCGCCTTCGGCCGCGGCGAGTGCTTCGTCGAGCGCTACCTCGACAAGCCGCGTCACGTCGAGACCCAGTGCCTCGCCGACACCCATGGCAACGTGGTCGTCGTCTCCACCCGTGACTGCTCCCTCCAGCGCCGCCACCAGAAGCTGGTGGAGGAGGCTCCCGCGCCGTTCCTGAGCGAGGCGCAGAACGCCGAGCTGTACGCCGCGTCGAAGGCCATCCTCAAGGAGGCCGGCTACGTCGGCGCGGGCACCGTCGAGTTCCTCGTCGGCACCGACGGCACGATCTCCTTCCTGGAGGTCAACACCCGCCTCCAGGTCGAGCACCCGGTCACCGAAGAGGTCACCGGCATCGACCTCGTACGCGAGATGTTCCGTATCGCGGACGGCGAGGAGCTCGGTTACGGCGACCCCGCCGTGCGCGGGCACTCCTTCGAGTTCCGGATCAACGGCGAGGACCCGGGCCGCGGCTTCCTGCCCGCCCCGGGCACCGTCACCACCTTCGACGCGCCCTCGGGTCCGGGCGTCCGCCTGGACGCGGGCGTGGAGTCCGGCAGCGTCATCGGCCCGGCCTGGGACTCGCTCCTGGCCAAACTGATCGTCACGGGCGCGACCCGTGAGCAGGCGCTCCAGCGGGCCGCGCGCGCACTGGCGGAGTTCAGGGTCGAGGGCATGGCCACCGCCATCCCGTTCCACCAGGCCGTCGTGGTCGACCCCGCCTTCACCGCCGACCCGTTCCGGATCCACACCCGGTGGATCGAGACGGAGTTCGTCAACGAGATCAAGCCCTTCACCCCCGCGAGTGCGGACGCGGAGGACGAGGACGGCAGTCGCGAGACGATCGTCGTCGAGGTCGGCGGCAAGCGCCTGGAGGTCTCGCTGCCCGTCTCGCTCGGGATGAGCCTGGCCCGTACCGGTCTCGCGGCCGGTGCGAAGCCCAAGCGCCGCGCGGCGAAGAAGGCAGGCTCCGCGGCCTCGGGCGACACTCTCGCCTCGCCGATGCAGGGCACGATCGTCAAGGTCGCGGTCGAGGAGGGCCAGGTGGTCAAGGAGGGCGACCTCGTCGTCGTCCTCGAGGCCATGAAGATGGAGCAGCCGCTCAACGCGCACCGCTCCGGCACCGTCAAGGGCCTGGCCGCCGAAGTCGGTGGCTCGGTCTCCTCCGGCGCCATGATCTGCGAGATCAAGGACTGA
- a CDS encoding purine-nucleoside phosphorylase has protein sequence MNASVIPDNIQGDPHAAADAAAARLRELTGAETHDVALVMGSGWAPAGDALGAPEAEFPVTELPGFPAPAVEGHGGTVRSYRIGGKRVLVFLGRTHFYEGRGVAAVSHGVRTAVAAGCKTIVLTNGCGGLREGMRPGQPVLISDHINLTAASPIIGANFVDLTDLYSPRLRALCKKIDETLEEGVYVQFPGPHYETPAEINMVRVLGGDLVGMSTVLEAIAAREAGAEVLGISLVTNLAAGLSGEPLNHEEVLQAGRDSAVRMGSLLARVLERI, from the coding sequence GTGAACGCATCTGTTATTCCGGACAACATCCAGGGCGACCCGCACGCCGCCGCCGACGCCGCCGCCGCCCGCCTCCGCGAGCTGACCGGCGCCGAGACCCACGACGTCGCCCTCGTGATGGGCTCCGGGTGGGCCCCCGCGGGCGACGCGCTCGGCGCACCGGAGGCCGAGTTCCCGGTGACCGAGCTGCCCGGGTTCCCCGCGCCGGCCGTCGAGGGCCACGGCGGCACGGTCCGCTCGTACCGCATCGGCGGCAAGCGCGTCCTCGTCTTCCTCGGCCGCACGCACTTCTACGAGGGCCGCGGAGTCGCCGCCGTCTCGCACGGGGTGCGCACCGCGGTCGCCGCGGGCTGCAAGACCATCGTGCTGACCAACGGCTGCGGCGGTCTGCGCGAGGGCATGCGCCCCGGCCAGCCCGTGCTGATCAGTGACCACATCAACCTGACGGCGGCCTCGCCGATCATCGGCGCCAACTTCGTCGACCTCACCGACCTGTACTCGCCACGGCTGCGCGCCCTGTGCAAGAAGATCGACGAGACGCTCGAAGAGGGCGTGTACGTGCAGTTCCCCGGCCCGCACTACGAGACCCCGGCCGAGATCAACATGGTCCGCGTCCTGGGCGGCGACCTGGTCGGCATGTCCACCGTGCTGGAGGCCATCGCCGCGCGCGAGGCGGGTGCGGAGGTCCTCGGCATCTCGCTCGTGACCAACCTGGCCGCCGGGCTGTCCGGCGAGCCGCTCAACCACGAAGAGGTCCTTCAGGCCGGCCGCGATTCCGCTGTGCGGATGGGATCTCTGCTCGCACGCGTGCTGGAACGGATCTGA
- a CDS encoding gamma-glutamylcyclotransferase produces MSLYAAYAGNLDARLMTRRAPHSPLRGTGWLNGWRLTFGGEQMGWEGALATVVEAPRSQVFVALYDIAPMDQDSMDRWEGVGLDIYRRMRVRVHTLDGEEPAWMYVLNGYEGGLPSARYLGEVADAAESAGAPHDYVMELRKRPC; encoded by the coding sequence ATGTCGCTCTACGCCGCGTACGCCGGCAACCTCGACGCGCGGCTGATGACGCGCCGCGCCCCTCATTCCCCGCTGCGCGGCACCGGCTGGCTCAACGGCTGGCGGCTGACCTTCGGCGGGGAACAGATGGGCTGGGAAGGCGCGCTGGCCACGGTGGTCGAGGCGCCCCGCTCCCAGGTCTTCGTGGCGCTGTACGACATCGCGCCGATGGACCAGGACTCCATGGACCGGTGGGAAGGTGTCGGCCTCGACATCTACCGGCGGATGCGGGTACGGGTGCACACCCTGGACGGCGAGGAACCGGCCTGGATGTACGTGCTGAACGGCTACGAGGGCGGGCTGCCCTCCGCGCGCTACCTGGGAGAGGTGGCCGATGCCGCCGAGTCCGCCGGAGCCCCGCACGACTACGTGATGGAGCTCCGCAAGCGCCCCTGCTGA
- a CDS encoding nucleoside triphosphate pyrophosphatase: MARMTDQRRLVLASASPARLGLLRHAGFAPEVIVSGVDEDALSAPTPGELALVLAEAKAKTVAARPEAAGALVIGCDSVLELDGEALGKPADSEEATARWKSMRGRAGILRTGHSVIDTVSGRTVSATASTVVRFGEPTDAEIAAYVASGEPLHVAGAFTLDGRSAPFVDSIEGDHGNVIGLSLPLLRRLLGELGLSVTDLWV; the protein is encoded by the coding sequence ATGGCCCGTATGACTGATCAGCGCCGCCTCGTCCTCGCCTCCGCCTCGCCCGCCCGCCTCGGCCTCCTGCGCCATGCCGGTTTCGCGCCCGAGGTGATCGTCAGTGGTGTCGACGAGGACGCGCTGTCCGCACCCACCCCCGGCGAGCTGGCGCTCGTCCTGGCCGAGGCCAAGGCCAAGACCGTCGCGGCCCGCCCGGAGGCGGCCGGCGCTCTGGTCATCGGCTGCGACTCGGTTCTCGAACTCGACGGCGAGGCGCTGGGCAAGCCCGCCGACAGCGAGGAGGCCACCGCCCGCTGGAAGTCCATGCGCGGCCGGGCCGGAATCCTGCGGACCGGGCACAGCGTGATCGACACGGTGAGCGGCCGCACGGTGTCCGCGACGGCGTCCACCGTCGTACGGTTCGGCGAACCGACCGACGCGGAGATCGCCGCCTACGTCGCGTCGGGCGAACCACTGCATGTGGCGGGCGCGTTCACGCTGGACGGCCGCTCGGCACCGTTCGTCGACTCCATCGAGGGCGACCACGGCAACGTCATCGGGCTCTCACTGCCGCTGCTGCGCCGGCTCCTGGGCGAACTGGGCCTCTCCGTCACGGACCTGTGGGTCTGA
- a CDS encoding NAD(P)H-quinone dehydrogenase, with amino-acid sequence MTRIVIIGGGPGGYEAALVGAQLGAEVTVVDCDGLGGASVLTDCVPSKTLIATAEVMTTFDSSYEELGIIVADDTPHLEQAARVVGVDLGKVNRRVKRLALAQSHDITASVTRAGARVMRGRGRLEGLQAADGSRQVVVTAAGGTEESLTADAVLVATGGHPREIPDALPDGERILNWTQVYDLDELPEELIVVGSGVTGAEFAGAYQALGSRVTLVSSRDRVLPGEDPDAAAVLEDVFRRRGMNVMARSRAQSAKRVGDRVEVTLADGRVISGSHCLMAVGAIPNTAGMGLEEAGVRLKDSGHVLTDRVSRTSAPGVYAAGDVTGIFALASVAAMQGRIAMYHFLGDAVTPLNLKTVSSNVFTDPEIATVGYSQSDVDSGKIDARIVKLPLLRNPRAKMQGIRDGFVKILCRPGTGIVVGGCVVAPRASELIHPISIAVDNNLTVEQIANAFTVYPSLSGSIAEVARQLHTRKLTGDS; translated from the coding sequence GTGACCCGGATCGTGATCATCGGCGGCGGCCCCGGCGGCTACGAGGCGGCATTGGTAGGAGCCCAGCTCGGCGCGGAGGTGACCGTCGTCGACTGCGACGGCCTCGGCGGCGCCTCGGTCCTCACCGACTGCGTGCCCTCCAAGACCCTGATCGCGACGGCAGAGGTGATGACCACCTTCGACTCTTCGTACGAGGAGTTGGGCATCATCGTCGCGGACGACACGCCCCACCTGGAGCAGGCGGCGCGCGTGGTCGGCGTCGACCTCGGCAAGGTCAACCGACGGGTCAAGCGTCTCGCGCTGGCCCAGTCACACGACATCACCGCGTCCGTCACCCGGGCCGGCGCCCGTGTGATGCGCGGCCGCGGCAGGCTGGAGGGCCTCCAGGCCGCCGACGGCTCCCGCCAGGTCGTCGTGACCGCCGCAGGCGGCACGGAGGAGTCGCTGACCGCCGACGCCGTGCTCGTCGCGACGGGCGGACACCCCCGGGAGATCCCGGACGCGCTCCCCGACGGCGAGCGCATCCTGAACTGGACCCAGGTCTACGACCTCGATGAGCTCCCCGAGGAGCTCATCGTCGTCGGTTCCGGTGTCACCGGTGCCGAGTTCGCCGGTGCGTACCAGGCGCTCGGATCGCGCGTCACGCTCGTCTCCTCCCGTGACCGGGTGCTGCCCGGTGAGGACCCGGACGCCGCCGCGGTCCTGGAGGACGTCTTCCGCCGCCGTGGCATGAACGTCATGGCCCGCTCCCGCGCCCAGTCCGCGAAGCGGGTGGGCGACCGGGTCGAGGTCACCCTCGCCGACGGCCGCGTCATCTCCGGCTCGCACTGCCTGATGGCCGTCGGCGCGATCCCGAACACCGCGGGCATGGGCCTGGAGGAGGCGGGGGTCCGGCTCAAGGACTCGGGCCACGTCCTGACCGACCGGGTCTCCCGTACCAGTGCCCCCGGCGTGTACGCGGCCGGTGACGTCACCGGGATCTTCGCCCTGGCTTCGGTGGCCGCGATGCAGGGCCGGATCGCGATGTACCACTTCCTCGGTGACGCGGTCACTCCGCTGAACCTGAAGACGGTCTCCTCCAACGTGTTCACGGACCCGGAGATCGCGACCGTCGGCTACAGCCAGTCCGATGTCGACTCCGGCAAGATCGACGCCCGGATCGTCAAGCTGCCGCTGCTGCGCAACCCGCGGGCCAAGATGCAGGGCATCCGCGACGGCTTCGTCAAGATCCTCTGCCGGCCCGGCACCGGCATCGTGGTCGGTGGCTGTGTCGTCGCCCCGCGCGCCAGCGAGCTGATCCACCCGATCTCGATCGCGGTCGACAACAACCTGACGGTCGAACAGATCGCGAACGCCTTCACCGTGTACCCGTCCCTGTCCGGATCGATCGCCGAAGTGGCCCGGCAGCTGCACACCCGGAAGCTCACGGGCGACTCGTAG
- a CDS encoding TetR/AcrR family transcriptional regulator, translating into MATSTAQTPARTPGRPMRADARRNYDRLLDEARTSFAEHGTDASLEDVARHAGVGIGTLYRHFPNRQALMYAVFQEALDALLARSRELAEAEHPCRALVEWLGAIVTYAGEYRGVAQALMSASRDETSALSQCNVPLREAGARLLARAQESGAVRADVSIEDLMQLTNAIALAAEQSPDDPALADRLLTLTLQGLKGPRTERA; encoded by the coding sequence ATGGCCACGAGTACGGCACAGACGCCGGCCCGGACCCCGGGGCGGCCGATGCGCGCCGATGCGCGCCGCAACTACGACCGGCTGCTCGACGAGGCGCGTACGTCCTTCGCCGAGCACGGCACCGACGCCTCGCTGGAGGACGTCGCGCGCCACGCGGGCGTGGGTATCGGCACACTGTACCGGCACTTCCCGAACCGCCAGGCGTTGATGTACGCGGTGTTCCAGGAGGCCCTGGACGCCCTGCTGGCCCGCTCCCGCGAGCTGGCGGAGGCGGAGCACCCGTGCCGGGCCCTGGTGGAGTGGCTGGGCGCGATCGTCACGTACGCCGGTGAGTACCGGGGGGTCGCCCAGGCACTCATGTCGGCTTCGCGGGACGAGACTTCGGCCCTGTCGCAGTGCAATGTGCCGCTGCGCGAGGCGGGGGCACGCCTGCTGGCCCGGGCGCAGGAGAGCGGAGCCGTACGGGCCGACGTGTCGATCGAGGACCTGATGCAGCTGACGAACGCCATCGCCCTGGCCGCCGAGCAGTCACCGGACGATCCGGCTCTCGCGGACCGCCTGCTGACGCTGACCCTCCAGGGCCTGAAGGGTCCCCGGACGGAACGGGCCTGA
- the mmpB gene encoding morphogenic membrane protein MmpB has protein sequence MLWSDPENEPPKELRDVQAMMRRAGLLLALAMVIAMFVLGIR, from the coding sequence ATGCTGTGGTCAGATCCGGAGAACGAGCCGCCCAAGGAGCTCCGCGACGTGCAGGCGATGATGCGCCGCGCGGGGCTGCTGCTGGCGCTCGCCATGGTGATCGCCATGTTCGTCCTCGGCATCCGCTGA